A window of the Eleutherodactylus coqui strain aEleCoq1 chromosome 8, aEleCoq1.hap1, whole genome shotgun sequence genome harbors these coding sequences:
- the LOC136577448 gene encoding CD63 antigen-like isoform X2, giving the protein MGFPLLMVSGVMMICVGISVQIKLSDVSIVVAETSSGAPVALTVVGMIIFFLSGLGFVAAFKEDQVLMKSFAGIMLLLFIIEIIVGLSAYSYRNKLQRNVLNRFLKVLSKYGVEKQITRAVDGVQQEFQCCGAGNFTDWFNISAGIAQNSVPKSCCRIVQPQCGEDAMERREQLYQEGCVLKMKIWISEHYDVIGAVGIGLGLTQILGILFSCLLVKILQEKYVPVRGAKEAAR; this is encoded by the exons ATGGGTTTTCCGCTTCTCATG GTGAGCGGCGTCATGATGATCTGTGTTGGAATCTCAGTACAGATAAAGTTGTCAGATGTGTCAATAGTTGTTGCTGAGACCTCCTCTGGAGCCCCCGTAGCGCTGACCGTCGTGGGAATGATCATCTTCTTTCTGTCTGGTCTTGGATTTGTGGCTGCATTCAAGGAAGACCAAGTCCTAATGAAAAGT TTCGCAGGGATTATGCTGCTGCTGTTCATCATAGAGATTATAGTCGGGCTGTCGGCCTATTCCTACAGGAACAAG CTACAACGCAACGTGTTGAACAGATTTCTGAAGGTGCTAAGCAAGTATGGGGTGGAGAAGCAGATCACCCGAGCCGTGGACGGGGTGCAACAGGAG TTCCAGTGCTGCGGAGCCGGGAACTTTACAGACTGGTTTAATATCTCCGCTGGGATCGCTCAAAACTCTGTGCCCAAGAGCTGCTGCAGGATCGTCCAGCCGCAGTGCGGGGAGGACGCCATGGAGCGGCGCGAGCAGCTGTACCAAGAG GGCTGCGTGCTGAAGATGAAGATATGGATATCcgaacattatgatgtcattggcGCAGTGGGCATTGGGTTGGGGCTCACACAG ATTCTCGGGATCTTGTTCTCCTGTCTGCTTGTGAAGATCTTGCAGGAGAAGTACGTGCCGGTGCGCGGAGCGAAGGAAGCTGCCCGTTAA
- the LOC136577448 gene encoding CD63 antigen-like isoform X1: protein MRAESQDKLLCLKAGLLCVILFFWVSGVMMICVGISVQIKLSDVSIVVAETSSGAPVALTVVGMIIFFLSGLGFVAAFKEDQVLMKSFAGIMLLLFIIEIIVGLSAYSYRNKLQRNVLNRFLKVLSKYGVEKQITRAVDGVQQEFQCCGAGNFTDWFNISAGIAQNSVPKSCCRIVQPQCGEDAMERREQLYQEGCVLKMKIWISEHYDVIGAVGIGLGLTQILGILFSCLLVKILQEKYVPVRGAKEAAR from the exons ATGAGGGCAGAGTCTCAGGACAAGCTGCTGTGCCTGAAGGCTGGACTGCTCTGCGTCATCCTCTTCTTCTGG GTGAGCGGCGTCATGATGATCTGTGTTGGAATCTCAGTACAGATAAAGTTGTCAGATGTGTCAATAGTTGTTGCTGAGACCTCCTCTGGAGCCCCCGTAGCGCTGACCGTCGTGGGAATGATCATCTTCTTTCTGTCTGGTCTTGGATTTGTGGCTGCATTCAAGGAAGACCAAGTCCTAATGAAAAGT TTCGCAGGGATTATGCTGCTGCTGTTCATCATAGAGATTATAGTCGGGCTGTCGGCCTATTCCTACAGGAACAAG CTACAACGCAACGTGTTGAACAGATTTCTGAAGGTGCTAAGCAAGTATGGGGTGGAGAAGCAGATCACCCGAGCCGTGGACGGGGTGCAACAGGAG TTCCAGTGCTGCGGAGCCGGGAACTTTACAGACTGGTTTAATATCTCCGCTGGGATCGCTCAAAACTCTGTGCCCAAGAGCTGCTGCAGGATCGTCCAGCCGCAGTGCGGGGAGGACGCCATGGAGCGGCGCGAGCAGCTGTACCAAGAG GGCTGCGTGCTGAAGATGAAGATATGGATATCcgaacattatgatgtcattggcGCAGTGGGCATTGGGTTGGGGCTCACACAG ATTCTCGGGATCTTGTTCTCCTGTCTGCTTGTGAAGATCTTGCAGGAGAAGTACGTGCCGGTGCGCGGAGCGAAGGAAGCTGCCCGTTAA